In one Candidatus Nanopelagicus limnes genomic region, the following are encoded:
- the metX gene encoding homoserine O-acetyltransferase MetX has product MSEVNPAVTGAWLESHDPGDRQFLNIGDLTLESGEVLPDVVIAYQSWGELNSSGDNAILVNHALTGWADVNGWWPQMVGTGLPFDTDKYFIVCPNVIGGCQGSTGPSSLAPDGKRWGSRFPVITIRDMVQAELAFTKKIGVKKYQLAVGPSLGGMRSLEWAIDYPELVGAICTIGSSAVATGDQIGAASIQIRAIKSDPNFNNGDYYEQSVGPIEGMGIARRIAHLTYRTESEMDVRFGRELQGDETGRYAVESYLDHQAQKLAKRFDANTYIALTEAMNSHDVGRDRGGVAAALATIKVPIHVVSIDTDRLFPPRLQQEIAELAPSQASLHLISSPFGHDGFLIEVESVGQIIQNALKLQKISN; this is encoded by the coding sequence ATGAGTGAAGTAAATCCAGCAGTTACCGGGGCGTGGCTTGAAAGTCATGACCCGGGGGACCGCCAATTCTTAAATATTGGTGATTTAACTCTGGAATCTGGTGAGGTATTGCCTGATGTAGTAATTGCTTATCAAAGCTGGGGTGAATTAAATTCATCAGGAGATAATGCAATTTTGGTGAACCATGCGTTAACTGGCTGGGCCGATGTTAATGGTTGGTGGCCACAGATGGTTGGCACAGGTTTGCCATTTGATACTGATAAATACTTCATAGTTTGCCCAAATGTAATTGGTGGCTGCCAAGGTTCAACTGGTCCATCCTCGTTAGCACCGGATGGCAAAAGGTGGGGCTCAAGATTTCCAGTAATAACAATTAGAGATATGGTCCAAGCTGAGCTTGCCTTTACTAAAAAGATTGGTGTTAAGAAATATCAATTAGCAGTTGGCCCATCCTTAGGTGGCATGCGCAGTTTGGAGTGGGCAATAGATTATCCAGAGTTAGTTGGGGCGATCTGCACTATTGGTTCATCTGCTGTTGCAACTGGGGATCAAATTGGCGCAGCCTCAATTCAGATTCGAGCAATAAAGAGTGATCCAAATTTTAATAATGGTGATTACTATGAACAAAGTGTTGGTCCAATTGAGGGAATGGGAATTGCAAGAAGAATTGCGCATTTAACCTATCGAACAGAATCTGAGATGGATGTGCGATTTGGCCGTGAGTTACAGGGGGATGAAACTGGAAGATATGCAGTTGAGTCCTACCTAGATCATCAAGCACAGAAGTTGGCAAAAAGATTTGATGCCAATACCTATATTGCATTAACAGAGGCGATGAACTCCCATGATGTTGGTAGAGATCGTGGTGGAGTAGCGGCCGCACTTGCCACCATCAAAGTACCAATCCATGTGGTTTCAATTGATACTGATCGATTATTCCCACCTAGATTGCAGCAGGAGATTGCCGAGCTCGCCCCAAGCCAAGCTAGCCTTCACCTGATTTCATCCCCATTTGGTCATGATGGCTTCTTAATTGAGGTGGAATCTGTGGGGCAGATCATCCAAAATGCGCTTAAACTTCAAAAAATCTCAAATTAG
- a CDS encoding bifunctional o-acetylhomoserine/o-acetylserine sulfhydrylase produces the protein MSYSFETQQIHAGQVADPTTGARALPLYQTTAYQFRDTKHAADLFGLAELGNIYTRIMNPTQDTVEQRIAALEGGVAALLLASGSAATTFAVLNVAEAGDHIVSSPSLYGGTYNLFHYTLPKFGIEVTFVDNPDDPESWRKAVKPNTKAFFGETIANPKNDLLDIETVAKIAHENNVPLIVDNTVATPYLIRPIEWGADVVVHSATKFLSGHGNAVVGAIVDSGKFDYAKYPEKFKNFNQPDPSYNGIIYAQALGVGSAFGANLSYIFKIRLTLLRDIGAAVSPFNAWLLAQGLETLSLRIERHVENAKAVAAFLEKHPQVSSVNYASLTSSKWNKLATKYSPKGSGSVLSFEIKGGIESGKKFIEALNLHSHVANIGDVRSLAIHPASTTHSQLSPAEQLTAGVTPGLVRLSVGIENIKDIQADLEKAFAAAK, from the coding sequence TTGTCATATTCATTTGAAACTCAACAAATTCACGCTGGTCAAGTTGCTGATCCAACTACGGGCGCTCGCGCACTGCCGTTATATCAAACAACTGCATATCAATTCCGCGATACCAAACATGCAGCTGATCTATTTGGATTAGCAGAGCTTGGAAATATCTACACCCGCATCATGAATCCAACTCAAGACACGGTGGAGCAAAGAATTGCTGCTCTAGAAGGCGGCGTTGCTGCACTTCTACTTGCATCTGGCTCTGCTGCTACAACCTTTGCAGTTTTAAATGTTGCAGAGGCGGGCGATCACATCGTTTCATCCCCATCCCTTTATGGTGGAACTTATAATCTCTTCCACTACACCTTGCCTAAATTTGGCATCGAAGTTACCTTTGTTGATAACCCTGATGACCCTGAAAGCTGGCGCAAAGCGGTTAAGCCAAATACCAAGGCCTTTTTTGGTGAAACTATTGCTAATCCAAAAAATGATCTTTTGGATATTGAAACGGTGGCAAAGATTGCCCATGAAAATAATGTGCCATTAATTGTTGATAACACTGTGGCTACGCCATACTTGATTAGACCAATTGAGTGGGGCGCAGATGTTGTAGTTCACTCCGCAACTAAGTTCTTATCTGGCCATGGAAACGCAGTCGTTGGCGCCATCGTTGACTCTGGCAAGTTTGATTACGCCAAATATCCAGAGAAGTTTAAAAACTTTAATCAACCAGATCCTTCCTATAATGGAATCATCTACGCCCAAGCACTTGGCGTTGGCTCAGCCTTTGGGGCAAATCTTTCCTACATCTTCAAGATTAGATTGACACTGCTTCGCGATATTGGCGCTGCAGTATCACCATTTAATGCTTGGTTACTTGCCCAAGGACTTGAAACATTATCCCTACGTATTGAGCGCCATGTTGAAAATGCTAAAGCGGTTGCAGCATTTTTAGAAAAACACCCACAGGTCTCATCGGTTAACTACGCATCCCTGACTAGTTCAAAGTGGAATAAGTTAGCGACGAAGTATTCGCCAAAGGGAAGTGGTTCAGTTCTCTCTTTTGAAATTAAGGGCGGAATTGAATCTGGTAAGAAGTTTATTGAAGCGCTAAATCTGCACTCACATGTGGCAAACATTGGAGATGTTAGAAGCTTGGCAATTCACCCAGCATCTACCACTCACTCACAATTATCACCTGCTGAGCAATTAACTGCTGGTGTTACCCCAGGTTTGGTTCGTTTATCTGTTGGTATTGAAAATATCAAAGATATTCAAGCCGATCTTGAAAAAGCATTTGCAGCTGCTAAGTAA